The region GGGCAGTGGCTGGTGGACAGCTTTGCCGAGGCCGTGCCCGAGCACCCGGTCTTCCAGTTGGTGACCGGCTTCGGTGAAACGGGTGCGGCGCTGTGCGCGGCCGGGGTGAACAAGGTCGCCTTCACCGGTTCGACCGCCACCGGCAAGCGGGTGATGGCCGCCTGCGCGGAGAACCTGGTCCCGGTGGTGGTGGAATGCGGCGGCAAGGACGCCTTGATCGTCGACGTCGACGCCGACCTGGGGGCCGCCGCGGACGCGGCGGTGTGGGGTGCGATGTCCAACGCCGGGCAGACCTGCATCGGAGTGGAACGGGTCTACGTGGTCGACGCCGTCGCGGACCGGCTCCTTGAGATGATCACAGAGCGGGCCGGGAAGCTACGGCCGGGCGGCGAGCCCGGCGCTGACCTCGGCCCGATCACGATGCTGTCGCAGGTCGACGTGATCCGCGGCCACATCGACGATGCGCTGCACCGGGGCGGGCGGGCGTTGGTCGGCGGCGAGCATTCGGTGCGCCCCCCGTTCGTCGAACCCGTGGTGCTCACCGACGTACCGGAAGAGTCGACCGCCCTTACCGAGGAAACCTTCGGGCCGACCATCGTGGTGCAGCGGGTCCGCGACGCCGACGAGGGCGTGGCCCGCGCCAACGACTCCCGTTATGGCCTGGGCGCGGCGGTGTTCTCACGGGCCAGGGGCCTGGAGCTGGCGCGGCAGCTGCGCGTCGGCATGGTTTCGGTGAATTCCGTCAACGCCTTTGCCGGGGTGCCGTCGTTGCCGTTCGGCGGCGTCGGAGACTCCGGATTCGGCCGGATCCACGGTGCGGACGGGTTGCGCGAATTCACCCGACCGCAGTCGGTGACCCGGACCCGGTACCGGATGCTGCTCAACCCGATGAGCTTCGGCCGGTCCAAGGGCACCGTGCGACGCCTGGTGCGCCTGACCCGCCTGGTACGCGGCCGTTGATCCACTCGGCGTTTCCGCTGGGCTTGCGCGGTGGGTGACAGGAAGGTTCCCTTGCTCTCGCACCCCCGACCGGGCGCGGAGGTGCGAGCAGGGGGCTTCGCGGGCGCGTTTGATCGCGGAGCCGTCCATCGGTCGACGCCCGGACGTCTGTGCGGCAGACGCGGCAGACAAGGAGGCCAGCGGGTGAAGAAGATCATCAACGATCCGTCGGACGTGGTCGCCGAGTCGCTGCGGGGCATGGCCGCGGCGCATCCCGAGCTGCTTCGGGTCCGCACCGACCCCGCGGTGATCGTGCGTTCCGACGCGCCCGTGTCCGGCAAGGTAGCGGTGGTTTCCGGCGGCGGCTCCGGGCACGAGCCGCTGCACGGCGGGTTCGTCGGGGCCGGCATGCTTTCGGCGGCGGTGCCCGGCGCGGTGTTCACCTCGCCCACCCCGGACGCGGTGCAGGCGGCGATCGACGAAACCAACGGCGGCGCGGGTGTGCTGCTGGTCGTCAAGAACTACACCGGCGACGTGCTCAACTTCGAGACCGCGGCGGAGCTGGCGGGGATGGACGGCGTCGACGTGCGCACCGTGATCGTCGACGACGACGTGGCCGTGAAGGACTCCACGCACACTGCGGGTCGGCGCGGCGTGGGCGGCACGGTCATGGTGGAGAAGATCGTCGGCGCGGCCGCCGACCGCGGTGCGGACCTGGACAGGTGCGAAGAGCTGGCCAAGCGGGTGGTGTCCCGGGTCCGGTCGATGGGCATGGCGCTGACCGCGCCGACCGTGCCGCACGTCGGGCAGCCGAGCTTCGACCTCGCCGGGGACGAGATGGAGATCGGCATCGGCATCCACGGCGAGCCCGGCCGGGCACGGGTGCCGCTGACCTCGGCGGACGAGATCGTTCAGCGGCTGCTGGATCCGATCGTCGAGGACCTGCCGTTCGCGGCCGGCGACGACGTCCTGCTGTTCACCAACTCGATGGGCGGCACTCCGCTGCTGGAGCTGTACCTGGCGCACGGCATCGCCGAGCGGCTGCTCGCCGAGCGCGGTATCCGCGTCCAGCGCCGGCTGGTCGGCCCGTACGTCACGAGCCTGGAGATGCAGGGCATGAGCCTGACGCTGTTGAAGCTGGACGACGAGCTCACCGAGCTCTGGGACGCGCCGGTGCAGACCGCGGCGCTGAACTGGTGAGGGAGAGCCCCAGATGGGTTGCACTGCACAAGATGTGATCGCCGCGCTGCGGGCGGGCGCGGCCACCGTCGCCGAGCACCGCGACGAGCTGATCCAGCTGGACCGGGCGATCGGCGATGCCGACCACGGAGAGAACATGGATCGCGGCTTCCGCGCCGTGGTATCCAAAGTGGACATCGCAGCGCCGGAGACGCCGGGCGCGGCTTTGAAGCTGGCCGCCACAGTCCTGATCTCCACTGTCGGCGGCGCGTCCGGACCGCTGTACGGTACCGCGTTCCTGCGCGCGGCGGCCGCCGTCGGCGACGCCGACGAACTCGACGGCCCGGTGGTCGCCAAGGCGCTGCGGGCCGGGATGGAAGGCGTTGTCGCCCGGGGCCGCGCCGCCGTCGGCGACAAGACGATGGTCGACGCGCTGTCGCCGGCGGTAGAAGCCGCCAAGAGCGCTGCGGATTCCGGTGAAGGCGGGGCAAAAGTGCTGGCCGTCGCGGCCGAAGCCGCGCATCAGGGCGTACAGGCGACCGAACCGCTGGTGGCCCGCAAGGGCCGCGCCTCCTACCTCGGTGAGCGCAGCGCCGGGCATATCGATCCGGGCGCTCGTTCGACCGCGCTGCTGTTGTCCGCATTCGCCGAAGCCGCGAGGTCCCGCTCATGAACGTCGGACTGGTCATCGTTTCGCACAGCGCCCGGCTCGCCGAAGGAGTCGTCGAACTCGCCCGGCAGATGGCCCCCGAAGTGCGGGTCGTCGCCGCCGGGGGATTGCCGGACGGCAACATCGGCACGGATTTCGAAAAGGTCTCAGCCGCCTTGTCGGACGCCGACACCGGGGCCGGTGCGGTGGTGCTCTACGACCTCGGCAGCGCGCAGATGCTCGCCGAACTCGCCGTGGAGTCGCTCGGTGATCCGAGCACCGCGATCGTCGTCGATGCGCCGCTGGTGGAGGGCGCGGTCGCCGCGGCCGTTGCGGCGCAGGGCGGCGACGGCATGCGGGCAGTCGCCCGTGCCGCCGAGTCCGCGGCGGAGGGCGGCGAACTCGTCGAGCCGGGCGGGCCGAAGCCGCAAGACGAAGTCAGCCAGGAGTTGGAACTGGCCAACGAAGTCGGTCTGCACGCCCGGCCGGCGGCGCTGCTGGCCCGCAGCCTGACCGGATTGCAGGCCAATGTCACGATTTCGTTGGGAGGCAAGGAAGCCGACGCGGCCAGCGTGCTCGGTGTCATGGGCTTGGGGGCGCGCAAAGGCGACCGAATCGTCCTGCACGCCAACGGGCCCGACGCGCGCCAAGCGGTCGAACGCATCCTGGACTTGGCCAAGCGCAACTTCGACGAATGATCCCCGGGCGGTGTCGTTGGCCGCTCGGAGGTGTCGGTGAGGTTAGGCTGAGTTGGTGTCGACACGTCTCCGCCACCGAGGCATGCCGCTGCTGATTCTTTGGGTGCTGTTGTTGGTGGCGGGGTGCGCACCTGGGGCCGCGCCGCCCGGCCAGCTCGGCGGGCGGCAGAGCGATGCGGGAACGGCCCCGTCGATGCTCGGTGATCTGCGCACAGTGGACCCCTGCACGTTGGCCGATCCGGCCGCGCTACAACGGTTCGGCCCGACCGAGAACGCCGGCACGGTGTCGCTGGATTACTGCCTGCTGCACGTGAAGCAGAACAACGGTTCGCTGGTCCAGCTCGCGATCGGGGAACTGGCCGCCGGCGATTCGGACCAGCAGGGCGATCCGGTCGCCCAACGTGGGCCGCTGCGGGTCGTGCAGAACGCGCCGCTGCCAGGACACTGCACCAGACAGATCATGTTCGCCGACAACGTCGCGATGCAGGTCAGCGCCGATCTGCTGGTCGGCGACCCGGCGGCCGGGCTGTGCGCAATCGCCCAAGCCGGGGCCGAGGCGGCAGCCAGCGCGCTTGAACAGCATCGAGTCGGTCACCGGAGGTACCCGGCGAACTCGCTTGCCCTGGTGGACCCGTGCACGCTGCTGGATTCGGCTGCGGTACGGCAGATTCCGGGTCTGGAGGAGGCCAAACCCCAGTCGAACCCAGCCGGGCACCGGTGCATGTGGGGTGCGCAGTCGGCCGACTCGCCGCGGGTGCAGTTCATGCACACCGCCGGCGAACCGCCGAAGGTGCTGCACGGCGCAGCCGTCGAGGAATCCATCGCCGGCCGGCGCACCGTCCTCAGCGTCGTCGGCGGTGATCCGCGGGTTCCGCTGTGCTCCGCGGAAACCGGGCACATCCCGTTCGGTGATCCCGCCGCCGGTCAGGTCGAGGTGGCGATGCTGGTGGTGGCGGTCCCCGGCATGACCGGAACCGATGCGTGCGAATTCGCCCGCGGCCTGGCCGGGCAGGCGTGGCCGCACCTGCCGGGGTCCGGCCCGTAGCCGGACCGTTACCGTTGGCGGCGTGCCCCGACGTAACCAACCGCAACGCCCAAAGCGTCTGACCCAGGACATCAGCCACCGCGCGATGGGTACGACCTTTGGCATGTCCCGTGTTGAGCATGGGGCAGACGGCGACTGGATAGTGCGCACCGTTCCGGCGGCGCAGGCGACGAAAGTCTACCGGTGCCCGGGCTGCGATCACGAGATCCGGCAGGGCATCGCGCACGTGGTGGCCTGGCCGGAAGCGGAGCACGGCGGCGTCGCGGACCGTCGGCACTGGCACACCGGCTGCTGGAACGCGCGCGGTCGGCGCGGGCCGACGCGGCGCTGGTCGTAGCACGTCACACCTGTCGGGCAACTCGTTCGTGGCAGGATCTGAGGTGATGAGCACCGAGATCCGCGCCAACACCATGCTGCCGGCCCACCGCGAGCCGATCACCCTGCACACGGCCGACGGGCTGAAACTGATCGGTGAGCTGGCGCTGCCGGAGTCCCGGCCGCCGCGGGCGACGTTGATCTGCCTGCACCCGCTGCCCACCCACGGCGGCATGATGGATTCGCACATCTACCGCAAGGCGGCGTTCCGGCTGCCCGCGCTCGCCGACATCGCGGTGCTGCGGTTCAACACGCGCGGCACGGTCAGCGAGGCGGGCCGCAGCGAGGGCAGCTTCGACGGCGGCAGCAGCGAGCGGTTCGACGTGGCCGCGGCGCTGGAATTCGCCGAGTTTCAGGACCTGCCGAACGTGTGGCTGGTCGGCTGGTCGTTCGGCACCGATCTGACGCTGGTGCACGGCCTGGACCCGCTGGTCGAGGGCGCGGTGCTGATCTCCCCGCCGCTGCGCTGGAGCACCGAGGAGCACCTGAAGGCATGGGCCGATTCGGGCAAGCCGGTGCACGCGCTGATCCCGGAATTCGACGACTACCTGCGCCCGGACGAGGCGCGTCGGCGGTTCGCGGCGATCCCGCAGGCCGAGGTGACCGGCTTCGCGGACACCAAGCACCTCTGGGTCGGCAAGGCGGAGGCCGCGTTGGACGCGATCGTGCGGGTGGTGGCGCCGGACGTGCCCACGCCGCTGCCGCGCACCTGGGACGGCCCGTCGGAGAACCGACCGGTCACCATCGTCGAGTCCTGATCGGTCCCGCCTCGCCGGCCGCCGCCGAACCTTCCGCCCACACGCGCGGTGGGCGAAAGGAAGGTTCCCATGCTCACCTCGGGCGGCGGGTGGGTGACAGGAAGGTTCCCATGCTCACCTCGGGCGGCGGGTGGGTGACAGGAAGGTTCCCATGCTCGCGTTGCCCGGGGCAAGGTGCGGCGCTGCCGGAGCCGAGACCACTGTGTGGCCGCGAAGCATGCGCTCGAAGGGCTGTCCAAAGTGGTCTCCCCGGAGGGTGTCGAGCACTGCGTGACGAGCAACTGCGTCAATCCCGGGTATGTCGATTGCTCGGCGCGAACTGGCAGACCCCCGACGTTGGAGATCCAGCTCGCACTGCGCCTGCATGGCTAGGCCGGTGTCGCGCCGCGCGATGTGCCGCGGGGCCGGTCGCCCCGGCCTGTTGGGGCGCGTTCGACGGGGCGTTCCGGCAGGATGGGACTGTGCACTACATCGAATCGGGAGCCGGAACACCGCTGGTGCTGCTGCACGCGTTCCCGGTGGACGCGCGCATGTGGAACCCGCTGCGGATCCGGCTGGAAGATCAGCTGCGGGTGATCACCCCGGACCAGCGGGGACTCGGCGAGAGCGCGCTGGACGGCTTGTCGGCGCGGAACGTCGGGGCGCCGAGCGGAGATCGGTCGGTGACCGAACGACCGAGCATCGACCTCGCGGCCGCCGACATCCTCGACCTGCTAGACCAGCTGGAATTGCCGCAGGTCGTGCTGGGCGGCTGCTCGATGGGTGGCTATGTCGCGATGGCCGTGTTGCGCGCGGCGCCGGAGCGGGTGGCGGGTCTGCTGCTCGTCGACACCAAGGCCGCCGGGGACAACGACGAGCAGCGCACCAATCGCCTCAACGTCGCTGATCGAGCAGAACGCGAAGGCACGAACGACTGGCTGGCCGAGAACATGCTGCCGAATCTGCTCGGCCGCACATCGCACGAACAACGCCCCGAGGTGGTTGCCGGTGTCCGCGAGCTGATCGACGCGCAGCCGGCGGTTGGTGTCGCATGGGCGCAGCGGGCAATGGCGGGACGCCCCGACAGCACCGAGACCCTGCTGTCCTACCTCGGACCGGCGCTCGTGGTCGTCGGTGAGGAGGACACCATCACGCCGCCGGAGAACGCGCGCGAGCTCGCAGCGGCGCTGCCCGAGGGCGAGCTCGTGACCTTGGCTGGCGTCGGGCATTTGCCGTCGATCGAGGACCCGGACATGTTCGTCGAAGCCGTGCGCC is a window of Saccharopolyspora phatthalungensis DNA encoding:
- a CDS encoding aldehyde dehydrogenase family protein translates to MTQTARGSVETSNATTEQSPTFESIDPRTGEVVGRHPMHDAAEVGGRVAAAREAQSAWAELGFAGRKQWLDAWRKLLAKRVDELAGVICAETGKPLDDARLELVLVINHLHWAAGNAEKVLRRRKVATGVLMASQAATVEYLPHGVVGVIGPWNFPAFTPMGSITYALAAGNAVVFKPSELTPGVGQWLVDSFAEAVPEHPVFQLVTGFGETGAALCAAGVNKVAFTGSTATGKRVMAACAENLVPVVVECGGKDALIVDVDADLGAAADAAVWGAMSNAGQTCIGVERVYVVDAVADRLLEMITERAGKLRPGGEPGADLGPITMLSQVDVIRGHIDDALHRGGRALVGGEHSVRPPFVEPVVLTDVPEESTALTEETFGPTIVVQRVRDADEGVARANDSRYGLGAAVFSRARGLELARQLRVGMVSVNSVNAFAGVPSLPFGGVGDSGFGRIHGADGLREFTRPQSVTRTRYRMLLNPMSFGRSKGTVRRLVRLTRLVRGR
- the dhaK gene encoding dihydroxyacetone kinase subunit DhaK, whose translation is MKKIINDPSDVVAESLRGMAAAHPELLRVRTDPAVIVRSDAPVSGKVAVVSGGGSGHEPLHGGFVGAGMLSAAVPGAVFTSPTPDAVQAAIDETNGGAGVLLVVKNYTGDVLNFETAAELAGMDGVDVRTVIVDDDVAVKDSTHTAGRRGVGGTVMVEKIVGAAADRGADLDRCEELAKRVVSRVRSMGMALTAPTVPHVGQPSFDLAGDEMEIGIGIHGEPGRARVPLTSADEIVQRLLDPIVEDLPFAAGDDVLLFTNSMGGTPLLELYLAHGIAERLLAERGIRVQRRLVGPYVTSLEMQGMSLTLLKLDDELTELWDAPVQTAALNW
- the dhaL gene encoding dihydroxyacetone kinase subunit DhaL, yielding MGCTAQDVIAALRAGAATVAEHRDELIQLDRAIGDADHGENMDRGFRAVVSKVDIAAPETPGAALKLAATVLISTVGGASGPLYGTAFLRAAAAVGDADELDGPVVAKALRAGMEGVVARGRAAVGDKTMVDALSPAVEAAKSAADSGEGGAKVLAVAAEAAHQGVQATEPLVARKGRASYLGERSAGHIDPGARSTALLLSAFAEAARSRS
- the dhaM gene encoding dihydroxyacetone kinase phosphoryl donor subunit DhaM, whose protein sequence is MNVGLVIVSHSARLAEGVVELARQMAPEVRVVAAGGLPDGNIGTDFEKVSAALSDADTGAGAVVLYDLGSAQMLAELAVESLGDPSTAIVVDAPLVEGAVAAAVAAQGGDGMRAVARAAESAAEGGELVEPGGPKPQDEVSQELELANEVGLHARPAALLARSLTGLQANVTISLGGKEADAASVLGVMGLGARKGDRIVLHANGPDARQAVERILDLAKRNFDE
- a CDS encoding alpha/beta hydrolase, whose amino-acid sequence is MSTEIRANTMLPAHREPITLHTADGLKLIGELALPESRPPRATLICLHPLPTHGGMMDSHIYRKAAFRLPALADIAVLRFNTRGTVSEAGRSEGSFDGGSSERFDVAAALEFAEFQDLPNVWLVGWSFGTDLTLVHGLDPLVEGAVLISPPLRWSTEEHLKAWADSGKPVHALIPEFDDYLRPDEARRRFAAIPQAEVTGFADTKHLWVGKAEAALDAIVRVVAPDVPTPLPRTWDGPSENRPVTIVES
- a CDS encoding alpha/beta fold hydrolase; amino-acid sequence: MHYIESGAGTPLVLLHAFPVDARMWNPLRIRLEDQLRVITPDQRGLGESALDGLSARNVGAPSGDRSVTERPSIDLAAADILDLLDQLELPQVVLGGCSMGGYVAMAVLRAAPERVAGLLLVDTKAAGDNDEQRTNRLNVADRAEREGTNDWLAENMLPNLLGRTSHEQRPEVVAGVRELIDAQPAVGVAWAQRAMAGRPDSTETLLSYLGPALVVVGEEDTITPPENARELAAALPEGELVTLAGVGHLPSIEDPDMFVEAVRPWLSRIS